The Roseofilum reptotaenium CS-1145 genome window below encodes:
- a CDS encoding RNA polymerase sigma factor, RpoD/SigA family: MTKTQTKTQTKLPTYKADMVRTYLHEIGRIPLLSHEQEIVLGKQVQQMMRLMNVKEQQEDQLDRPISDEEWADLVQLDPQELDRMVKQGQRAKQKMIEANLRLVVAIAKKYQKRNMEFLDLIQEGTLGLERGVEKFDPMRGYKFSTYAYWWIRQAITRAIAQQGRTIRLPIHITEKLNKIKKIQRELSQQFGRSATPTEIGQALDLKPAQIREYLTLSRQPVSLDLRVGDNQDTELQELLEDDGISPEHYATQELLRQDLHHLIADLTPQQQEVLNLRFGLTDGHELSLSQVGQRMSLSRERVRQLERQALTYLRRHRGLVREYLAS; this comes from the coding sequence ATGACCAAGACGCAAACCAAAACCCAAACTAAGCTCCCCACCTATAAGGCAGATATGGTAAGGACATACCTGCATGAAATCGGTCGTATTCCTCTGTTAAGCCATGAGCAAGAGATTGTATTGGGTAAACAGGTTCAACAGATGATGCGGTTGATGAATGTCAAAGAGCAGCAAGAAGACCAACTCGATCGCCCCATCAGTGATGAGGAATGGGCCGATTTGGTACAGCTCGATCCTCAAGAGTTAGATCGGATGGTCAAGCAAGGTCAACGAGCCAAACAAAAAATGATTGAAGCGAACTTGCGTCTGGTGGTGGCGATCGCCAAAAAATACCAGAAACGGAATATGGAGTTTCTGGATTTAATCCAAGAAGGAACCCTGGGACTCGAACGGGGAGTGGAAAAATTTGACCCCATGAGGGGCTATAAATTCTCTACTTACGCCTATTGGTGGATTCGTCAAGCCATTACGCGGGCGATCGCCCAACAAGGGCGAACGATTCGCCTACCGATCCACATCACAGAGAAACTCAACAAAATCAAAAAAATTCAACGAGAACTCTCCCAACAGTTCGGTCGCAGTGCGACTCCGACGGAAATCGGCCAAGCCTTAGACCTGAAACCGGCTCAAATCCGTGAATACCTCACCCTCTCGCGTCAACCGGTCTCCCTAGATTTACGGGTGGGAGATAACCAAGATACGGAACTCCAAGAACTCTTGGAAGACGATGGTATTTCTCCGGAACACTATGCTACTCAAGAACTCCTGCGCCAAGACTTGCATCATCTGATCGCTGACCTCACACCTCAACAACAAGAGGTGTTGAATTTACGGTTTGGACTCACGGATGGTCATGAGTTATCTCTCTCTCAAGTCGGTCAGCGCATGAGTTTAAGTCGCGAGCGAGTCCGCCAACTGGAACGACAAGCCTTAACCTACTTACGTCGCCATCGGGGTCTGGTTCGTGAGTATTTAGCCAGCTAA